One Candidatus Abyssobacteria bacterium SURF_5 genomic window carries:
- a CDS encoding gamma-glutamylcyclotransferase, with translation MLYFAYGSNMCLERLWKRCPSCEFESTAKLIGHSLRFNKRSTDKSGKCTAFFTGNPGDFVFGAVYEILPSEKPQLDKAEGVGSGYIEHPITVRSGDKTFKTFTYLADPEYVEDNLSPYDWYKEFVLQGAKSISLPEEYIAAIASVNARQDPNKSRADKNWAILKNSVIGRTRGERNEASVFRRFQG, from the coding sequence ATGCTCTACTTCGCTTACGGTTCCAACATGTGCCTTGAAAGGCTTTGGAAGAGATGTCCCTCCTGCGAGTTCGAGTCAACCGCAAAGCTAATCGGTCACTCTCTTCGCTTCAATAAGAGGAGTACCGATAAATCCGGAAAGTGTACTGCTTTCTTCACAGGTAATCCGGGGGATTTCGTTTTTGGGGCGGTATATGAAATTTTGCCTTCGGAAAAACCTCAATTAGATAAAGCAGAGGGAGTTGGCTCTGGATATATCGAGCATCCAATTACTGTCCGCTCTGGAGACAAGACATTCAAGACCTTCACTTATTTGGCCGATCCGGAGTATGTGGAAGACAACCTTTCGCCGTACGACTGGTATAAGGAATTCGTCCTGCAGGGCGCGAAATCTATTAGTCTCCCCGAAGAGTATATTGCAGCCATTGCATCGGTCAATGCTCGCCAAGATCCCAACAAATCACGCGCAGATAAGAACTGGGCGATTTTGAAGAATAGTGTGATTGGCAGGACAAGGGGGGAAAGAAATGAAGCTTCAGTATTTAGGAGATTCCAAGGATAG